One stretch of Oncorhynchus gorbuscha isolate QuinsamMale2020 ecotype Even-year linkage group LG21, OgorEven_v1.0, whole genome shotgun sequence DNA includes these proteins:
- the LOC124008537 gene encoding mitogen-activated protein kinase kinase kinase kinase 2-like isoform X4: MSAGMDTTIGVSFLDPLNDYELIHRIGSGTYGDVFKARNIKSSAMAAIKIVKLDPGDDITSIQQEITMMKECKHKNIVAYFGSYHRNTKLWICMEYCGGGSLQDIYHVTGPLKEKQIAYICRETLQGLYHLHETSKMHRDIKGANILITERGDVKLADFGVAAEISASVAKRKSFIGTPYWMAPEVAAVEKKGGYNHLCDIWAVGITAIELAELQPPMFDLHPMRALMLMSKSSFQPPRLKDKTKWSAGFQSFVKMSLIKNPRKRPSSETLLQHPFVTQLLTRNLIIELLDMANNPDLHSTHGMDDNDMENVEAAPDKIQSAGKHLPVERTLSEEQFDQMKFGPPLRKVTEPYPDMQSSYEDDWDLSEDETESPSLTIKRVPSTDGGKGGRKSGLFSPSTASLPAISSFCPTLEDKDLTLRPSSTLGPDSTPNNSMSVLARCSATQDISRQWCSDPSVSEGSAVQAGEKKTGGVASPSRETSLSPEWSTLRRKTEDSRADCHGLPPTPQVHMGACFSKVFNGCPLKIHCAVTWILPKTRDQYLILGAEEGVYTLNLNELHEDTLEKLLPQRCAWLYVMNNVLMSVSGKSSQLYSHSLMSLFEQRGHKQQKQSHLSLSTNRLTERINPSRKYAATVKIPDTKNCRRCSVARNPYTDSTFLCGAVPSGLVLLLWYDPMQKFMQLKHIDIRLPDPLPIFELLVLVTDEFPQLCVGVRDCTAEKGKPPTNQQLKFDIVELNGTPNSSPESMPVGAGPGAVQATQLDRDTVLIALEKTVKIVTLQGLPSKELAFELVFDFPIETLICLQDSVLAFWKHGLKGRSLHTNEVTQEITDESRVFRVLGTNRDIVLQSTPTEDPSAMSNLYILTGHESSY; this comes from the exons ATGTCTGCAGGCATGGATACTACTATTGGAGTCTCGTTTTTGGACCCGTTGAATGATTACGAGTTAATTCATCGTATTGGGAGTGGCACGTACGGAGATGTGTTCAAG GCTCGCAACATCAAGAGTTCGGCAATGGCAGCCATCAAAATAGTCAAACTGGATCCTG GTGATGACATCACATCCATCCAGCAGGAGATCACTATGATGAAGGAATGCAAGCACAAGAACATTGTGGCCTATTTCGGCAGCTATCACAG AAACACTAAATTGTGGATATGTATGGAGTACTGTGGAGGGGGGTCGTTACAAGACATTTACCACG TGACTGGGCCCTTAAAGGAGAAGCAGATAGCCTACATCTGCCGAGAAACCCTGCAG ggctTGTACCACCTGCACGAAACAAGTAAAATGCATAGAGACATAAAG GGAGCAAATATCCTTATCACAGAACGAGGAGATGTCAAACTGG CCGATTTTGGAGTTGCTGCAGAGATCAGTGCTTCTGTGGCCAAGAGGAAGTCTTTTATAGGAACTCCCTACTG GATGGCACCGGAGGTGGCAGCAGTGGAGAAAAAGGGCGGGTACAACCATCTGTGTGACATCTGGGCGGTGGGCATCACGGCCATCGAGCTGGCAGAGCTCCAGCCGCCCATGTTTGACCTCCACCCTATGAG AGCCTTGATGTTAATGTCGAAAAGCAGCTTCCAGCCACCCAGGCTCAAGGACAAGACCAAGTG gtCTGCGGGGTTCCAGAGCTTTGTGAAGATGTCCCTCATTAAGAACCCCAGGAAGAGACCGTCGTCCGAGACTTTACTGCAG CATCCGTTTGTGACCCAGCTACTGACTCGTAACCTGATCATTGAGCTGCTGGACATGGCCAACAACCCGGACCTCCACTCCACACACGGCATGGATGATAACGACATGGAG AATGTAGAAGCTGCTCCTGATAAGATCCAGTCTGCAGGGAAACACCTGCCCGTGGAGAGGACTCTGTCTGAAGAGCAGT TTGACCAAATGAAGTTTGGGCCCCCGTTGAGGAAAGTCACAGAGCCTTATCCTGATATG CAAAGCTCGTATGAAGACGATTGGGACCTCTCAGAAGATGAAACTGAATCACC GAGCTTAACCATCAAAAGAGTGCCATCTACTGAC GGGGGTAAAGGTGGGAGGAAGAGTGGGTTGTTCAGCCCTTCCACAGCCTCCCTGCCTGCCATCAGCTCCTTCTGTCCCACCCTGGAGGACAAGGACCTCACCCTCCGCCCCAGCTCCACCCTGGGGCCCGACTCCACACCCAACAACTCCATGTCAG TCTTGGCCAGGTGTTCTGCTACCCAGGACATCAGCAGACAGTGGTGCAGTGACCCCAGTGTTTCTGAGGGGAGCGCCGTGCAGGCGGGGGAGAAGAAGACAGGGGGAGTGGCCTCTCCGAGCAgggaaacctctctctctccagagtggAGCACACTGAGGAGAAAGACCGAGGACTCT AGAGCTGATTGTCATGGACTCCCTCCTACCCCTCAAGTCCAT ATGGGTGCCTGTTTCTCCAAAGTCTTCAATGGTTGCCCTCTGAAGATCCACTGCGCTGTGACCTGGATCCTCCCGAAAACCAGAG ATCAGTACCTTATTCTGGGTGCGGAGGAGGGTGTATATACTCTCAACCTCAACGAGCTCCACGAGGACACTCTGGAGAAG TTGCTCCCGCAGAGATGTGCCTGGCTGTATGTCATGAACAACGTTTTGATGTCCGTATCAG GGAAGTCTTCCCAGCTGTACTCCCACAGTCTGATGTCTCTGTTTGAACAGAGAGGTCACAAGCAGCAGAAACAGAGTCACCTGTCCCTCAGTACCAACCGCCTCACTGAGAGGATCAACCCCag CAGGAAATATGCTGCAACTGTGAAGATACCAGACACGAAAAACTGTCGAAGATGCAGTGTGG CAAGGAACCCATACACAGACAGCACGTTCCTGTGTGGGGCTGTACCATCAGGCCTGGTTCTACTCTTGTGGTATGACCCCATGCAGAAATTTATGCAGCTCAAG catATAGACATACGTCTACCAGATCCGCTCCCTATCTTTGAGCTTCTGGTGTTAGTGACAGATGAGTTTCCACagttgtgtgttggtgtgagagACTGCACTGCAGAGAAAGGGAAACCGCCAACCAACCAGCAACTGAAGTTTGATATCGTAGAGTTGAACGGCACACCAAACTCTTCACCAG AGAGTATGCCTGTCGGAGCCGGACCGGGAGCCGTGCAGGCGACACAGCTGGACAGAGACACGGTTCTCATTGCACTGGAGA AGACTGTGAAGATTGTCACCCTGCAAGGACTTCCTTCCAAGGAGCTGGCTTTTGAACTGGTCTTTGACTTCCCCATTGAAACACTAA TTTGTTTACAGGACAGTGTTCTGGCTTTCTGGAAGCATGGTCTTAAAGGGAGGAGTCTTCACACAAATGAG GTCACGCAGGAGATTACAGACGAAAGCAGAGTATTCCGGGTCTTGGGGACGAACAG GGATATTGTCCTTCAGAGTACCCCCACAGAGGACCCATCAGCAATGAGCAACCTCTATATCCTGACTGGCCATGAAAGCAGCTACTAA